A part of Natronorubrum sediminis genomic DNA contains:
- a CDS encoding S24/S26 family peptidase has translation MSGPNPGDSPDDPPSSDDNDGDWTHRRDDAGNDTAEGLGMDNQTNSGDRVTIEDDGIVHWFLKAEEGNVVFARDILSSVAIVAVIGLLLFAFSGIWPPLVAVESGSMEPNMERGDLIFVIDQDRFVGDDPAGDTGIVPLEDAEENGHERFDQPGDVIVFQPNGEEHQTPIIHRAHFWVEEGENWVDTKADDDIIGDTSCDDIDTCPAQHDGFITKGDANEGYDQQYGAQEGQSDVVKSEWVTGKARFGIPWLGHIRLTFDSILGGMLAPGPVIDSVPASDSAVAATQLGIAGTTGAAGAAGGVGIALKRYRD, from the coding sequence ATGAGCGGCCCCAACCCCGGCGACTCTCCTGACGATCCTCCCTCGAGTGACGATAACGACGGTGACTGGACCCACCGACGCGACGACGCGGGGAACGACACCGCCGAGGGGTTGGGGATGGACAACCAGACGAACAGCGGCGACCGAGTCACGATCGAAGACGACGGCATCGTCCACTGGTTCCTGAAAGCCGAAGAGGGGAACGTCGTCTTCGCTCGAGACATTTTGAGTTCCGTTGCGATCGTCGCCGTCATCGGACTCTTACTCTTTGCCTTTAGTGGGATCTGGCCACCACTGGTCGCCGTCGAGAGCGGCAGCATGGAACCGAACATGGAGAGAGGAGATCTCATCTTCGTGATCGATCAGGATCGGTTCGTCGGCGATGATCCTGCCGGAGACACCGGTATCGTGCCACTCGAGGACGCTGAAGAGAACGGTCACGAGCGGTTTGATCAACCGGGTGACGTGATCGTCTTCCAGCCGAACGGCGAGGAACACCAGACGCCGATCATACACCGGGCGCACTTCTGGGTCGAGGAGGGTGAAAACTGGGTCGACACGAAAGCCGACGACGACATCATCGGCGACACGAGTTGTGACGACATCGACACGTGTCCCGCCCAACACGACGGGTTCATCACGAAAGGTGACGCGAACGAGGGCTACGACCAACAGTACGGTGCACAGGAGGGCCAAAGTGACGTCGTCAAGTCCGAGTGGGTCACCGGCAAAGCGCGATTTGGCATCCCGTGGCTCGGCCACATCCGTCTGACCTTCGACTCGATCCTCGGCGGCATGCTCGCACCGGGGCCAGTCATCGACAGCGTGCCGGCGAGTGACTCCGCCGTCGCCGCCACCCAACTCGGTATCGCCGGGACGACCGGCGCAGCAGGCGCTGCTGGTGGAGTCGGAATCGCGCTGAAACGGTACCGAGACTAA
- a CDS encoding phosphoglucomutase/phosphomannomutase family protein encodes METIRFGTDGWRATLEEFTTPRVRMVGQAVGAYLRDEGLEGSVVIGYDARETSRGFAEELARVLCANGFDVIMPERDRPTPLVAHAIVERELAGGLAITASHNPPEYNGVKFIPEDGAPALPEVTDAIADRLAEPDPLPADEHGTVREVDLTTPHADATVDRLQQLVGPIDLDGRTVAYDAMHGSGRGTTDALLERAGASLECLRCERDPDFGGGAPEPAPENLETLADLVTDDSTEPTLGIANDGDADRIALVTPERGYLDENLFFAALYDYLLESASGAVIRTVSTTFLIDRVARAHDEAVHEVPVGFKWVAQAMADHDALVGGEESGGFTVRGHVREKDGVMMALFAAAMDAEEPLDERVDRLLSEHGTVVQNKRSVACPDHEKSRVLSDLEAEIPDSVADTDVEDVNTADGFKLQLTDGSWLLIRPSGTEPVLRVYAEATDESRVDELLTAGEGLLEPLIE; translated from the coding sequence ATGGAGACGATTCGTTTCGGTACCGATGGCTGGCGGGCGACGTTAGAGGAGTTCACCACACCGCGCGTTCGGATGGTCGGACAGGCCGTCGGGGCGTATCTTCGCGACGAAGGTCTCGAGGGCTCGGTCGTAATCGGATACGACGCTCGAGAAACCTCGCGGGGCTTCGCCGAGGAACTGGCCCGCGTGCTGTGTGCGAACGGCTTCGACGTGATCATGCCGGAGCGAGACCGACCGACGCCACTCGTCGCCCACGCCATCGTCGAGCGGGAGCTGGCGGGAGGGCTCGCGATTACGGCTTCGCACAACCCACCAGAGTACAACGGAGTCAAATTCATCCCCGAAGACGGTGCCCCGGCGCTGCCCGAGGTGACGGACGCCATCGCCGACCGACTCGCCGAACCCGATCCGCTCCCCGCCGACGAGCACGGCACCGTCCGAGAAGTCGACCTCACGACGCCCCACGCCGACGCGACCGTCGACCGCCTCCAGCAACTCGTCGGTCCCATCGATCTCGACGGACGGACCGTCGCCTACGACGCCATGCACGGGAGCGGCCGCGGGACGACTGACGCACTCCTCGAGCGTGCCGGCGCCTCACTCGAGTGTTTGCGGTGTGAACGCGACCCCGACTTCGGCGGCGGGGCTCCCGAACCCGCGCCCGAGAACCTCGAGACGCTCGCCGACCTCGTCACCGACGACTCGACCGAGCCGACACTCGGTATCGCGAACGACGGCGACGCGGATCGGATCGCGCTCGTCACTCCCGAACGCGGTTATCTCGACGAGAACCTCTTCTTCGCCGCCCTCTACGACTACTTACTCGAGTCGGCTTCGGGTGCGGTGATCCGAACCGTCTCCACGACGTTCCTGATCGATCGGGTCGCCCGAGCGCACGATGAAGCCGTCCACGAGGTTCCGGTCGGGTTCAAGTGGGTCGCACAGGCGATGGCCGACCACGACGCGCTCGTCGGCGGCGAGGAATCCGGCGGCTTCACCGTTCGCGGCCACGTCCGCGAGAAAGACGGCGTGATGATGGCTCTGTTCGCGGCCGCGATGGACGCCGAAGAACCGCTGGACGAGCGCGTCGATCGGCTGCTCTCCGAACACGGGACAGTCGTCCAGAACAAACGAAGCGTCGCCTGCCCCGATCACGAGAAATCGCGGGTGCTCTCGGATCTCGAGGCCGAAATTCCCGACAGCGTCGCCGATACCGACGTCGAAGACGTCAACACGGCCGACGGGTTCAAACTGCAACTGACCGACGGCTCGTGGCTCCTGATCCGACCCAGCGGCACGGAGCCGGTGTTGCGGGTGTACGCCGAGGCGACGGACGAGTCGCGCGTCGACGAACTGCTCACGGCTGGCGAGGGCCTGCTCGAGCCACTCATCGAGTAA